In the Peptoclostridium acidaminophilum DSM 3953 genome, one interval contains:
- the fdhF gene encoding formate dehydrogenase subunit alpha, with amino-acid sequence MVLVKIDGRELEVPKDYTILKACEAAGAKIPTFCYDERLSRHGAGACRICLVEIEGQRNLMPSCTEKVWEGISVFTKSERVIKERKGILELMVQNHPLDCLTCEKSGDCKLQDYCYEYGVTGIKGLEERVLPVDESNPFYTFDPDKCILCGKCVRVCEELQGTRAILISERGPVAKVSTQFEEGLENSPCVSCGNCVSYCPVGALLPKSKTEHRVWETKKVRTTCSYCGVGCQLELIVKGDEVVGVQPAMGAGNDGLLCVKGKFAYNFVNHPDRLKKPLIRKDGVLVEATWEEALSLVAKKISDIKSQHGADSIAGLTSARCTNEENYLFQKLLRAVVGTNNVDHCARLUHASTVAGLATTLGSGAMTNSIAETRYNDVIFVTGSNTTENHPVIAAQMKQAVKNGAKLIVADPRRIELADYADVFLQITPGTNIALLNAMMNVIISEGLQDKKYIEDKTENYEELVGLAKRYTPEEAARICGVDAEDIRKAARIYASADKAGIYYAMGITQHISGTDNVMSISNLALLCGNIGKEAAGVNPLRGQNNVQGACDMGGLPGDLPGYQKVISPEVIEKFEAVWSAKLSSKVGLTVPEMLTEASNGNIRMIYIMGENPMVSDPDITHVKHALEHLDFLVVQDIFLTETAELADVVLPAASFAEKDGTFSNTERRVQRVRKAVNPVGDSKPDYEILINLMKKLGYNAFYKDASEIFDEIASVTPQYAGIDYKRLEDINGLQWPCPTKEHPGTKYLHSKGCARGKGLFVPCEYAQSAEMPDSTYPLVLTTGRILYQYHTTTMTGKTEGISSNYSESFIEVNPSTANKLGIEDGEMVRVVSRRGSVETNVRVTEIVEEDVVFMPFHFAKGAANMITNSKLDPKAKIPELKVCAVRIERIK; translated from the coding sequence ATGGTGTTAGTCAAGATAGACGGCCGCGAGCTCGAGGTGCCCAAGGACTATACTATACTCAAGGCGTGCGAGGCGGCGGGAGCGAAAATACCCACTTTCTGCTACGACGAGAGGCTTTCAAGGCACGGAGCCGGGGCATGCAGGATATGTCTTGTAGAGATTGAAGGGCAAAGAAACCTCATGCCATCATGTACTGAGAAGGTATGGGAAGGAATCTCTGTATTTACAAAGAGCGAGAGGGTCATAAAGGAGAGGAAGGGCATACTCGAGCTGATGGTTCAAAACCATCCGCTGGACTGCCTTACATGCGAAAAATCGGGAGACTGCAAGCTGCAGGACTACTGCTATGAGTATGGTGTGACAGGTATAAAAGGGCTCGAAGAGAGAGTTCTGCCTGTAGACGAGAGCAATCCGTTCTACACGTTCGATCCCGACAAGTGCATACTATGCGGCAAGTGCGTAAGGGTGTGCGAAGAGCTGCAGGGCACAAGAGCCATACTAATATCTGAAAGAGGTCCTGTTGCCAAGGTTTCGACTCAGTTCGAGGAGGGCCTTGAAAATTCGCCGTGTGTATCATGCGGAAACTGCGTTTCCTACTGCCCTGTGGGAGCCTTGCTGCCAAAGAGCAAGACTGAACACAGGGTATGGGAAACGAAAAAGGTCAGGACAACATGTTCATATTGCGGCGTAGGCTGCCAGCTTGAGCTTATAGTTAAGGGAGACGAGGTTGTGGGTGTGCAGCCTGCAATGGGAGCTGGGAATGACGGACTGCTTTGCGTTAAGGGCAAGTTTGCCTATAACTTTGTAAATCACCCTGACAGGCTCAAAAAACCGCTGATCAGAAAGGACGGAGTCCTTGTGGAGGCGACCTGGGAAGAGGCTCTTTCGCTAGTGGCTAAAAAGATCAGCGATATAAAAAGTCAGCACGGGGCCGATTCAATTGCGGGTCTTACCTCTGCAAGATGCACAAACGAGGAGAACTATCTTTTTCAGAAGCTCCTGCGGGCTGTTGTGGGGACAAACAACGTGGACCACTGCGCAAGGCTCTGACATGCTTCCACTGTTGCAGGTCTTGCAACAACACTTGGAAGCGGTGCTATGACTAACAGCATAGCTGAGACGAGATACAACGATGTGATATTCGTTACAGGCTCAAACACAACAGAAAACCATCCTGTAATAGCTGCGCAAATGAAGCAGGCAGTCAAGAATGGAGCCAAGCTGATAGTGGCTGATCCAAGGAGAATTGAGCTGGCCGACTATGCGGACGTCTTCCTGCAGATAACGCCTGGCACAAACATAGCGCTTTTGAATGCCATGATGAACGTAATAATAAGCGAAGGTCTTCAGGATAAGAAGTATATAGAAGACAAGACGGAAAACTACGAAGAGCTTGTTGGGCTTGCAAAAAGGTACACTCCGGAAGAGGCTGCCAGAATATGCGGAGTTGACGCGGAGGACATTAGAAAAGCAGCAAGAATATATGCAAGTGCAGACAAAGCAGGAATATACTATGCCATGGGAATAACGCAGCATATAAGCGGTACGGATAATGTAATGTCGATATCCAACCTGGCGCTGCTTTGCGGCAACATAGGCAAGGAGGCGGCGGGAGTCAACCCTTTGAGAGGCCAAAACAACGTTCAGGGCGCCTGCGACATGGGAGGACTTCCGGGAGACCTTCCGGGGTACCAGAAGGTTATAAGTCCTGAGGTCATAGAGAAGTTTGAAGCGGTATGGAGCGCGAAGCTTTCCAGCAAGGTGGGACTTACTGTGCCGGAGATGCTGACTGAAGCCTCAAACGGCAACATAAGGATGATTTATATAATGGGAGAAAACCCAATGGTTTCAGACCCTGACATAACCCATGTAAAACATGCGCTGGAACATCTGGATTTCCTCGTGGTGCAGGATATTTTCCTGACCGAGACTGCTGAGCTGGCAGACGTAGTGCTTCCGGCGGCGTCGTTTGCCGAAAAGGACGGCACTTTCTCGAACACTGAAAGAAGGGTTCAGAGGGTGAGGAAAGCCGTGAATCCGGTTGGTGATTCAAAGCCGGATTACGAGATATTGATTAACTTAATGAAAAAGCTGGGTTACAATGCTTTTTACAAGGATGCGTCTGAAATATTCGATGAAATAGCAAGCGTAACTCCGCAATATGCGGGCATAGACTATAAAAGGCTAGAGGACATAAACGGACTCCAGTGGCCATGCCCCACAAAAGAGCATCCGGGAACAAAATACCTTCACTCCAAGGGATGCGCCAGAGGCAAGGGTCTGTTCGTGCCTTGCGAGTATGCTCAAAGCGCGGAGATGCCGGACAGTACATATCCGCTTGTGCTTACAACAGGCAGGATACTCTACCAGTATCACACTACTACAATGACCGGAAAGACTGAGGGTATAAGCAGTAACTATTCCGAATCGTTTATAGAGGTCAATCCTTCTACCGCAAACAAGCTCGGAATAGAAGACGGGGAGATGGTAAGGGTGGTGTCAAGAAGGGGCAGCGTTGAGACGAACGTGAGAGTCACAGAGATAGTTGAGGAAGATGTAGTATTCATGCCTTTCCACTTTGCAAAGGGCGCGGCCAACATGATAACAAACTCAAAGCTCGATCCTAAGGCGAAGATTCCCGAGCTAAAGGTTTGCGCAGTGAGGATAGAACGTATAAAATAA
- a CDS encoding MogA/MoaB family molybdenum cofactor biosynthesis protein produces MNVGIITVSDKGYAGERLDESGPEIKRILSENGHSYSEYVIVPDEEGMIYNEIVRMCDELRLDLVLTTGGTGFSKRDVTPEATLKAITRNAPGICEAIRQNSLAITRRAMLSRAVSGIRGETIIVNLPGSPKAVSESLEFAIDSIEHGVQILKGVAIECARK; encoded by the coding sequence TTGAACGTAGGCATAATAACTGTTAGTGACAAGGGCTATGCAGGAGAAAGGCTTGATGAGAGCGGTCCGGAAATAAAGCGCATACTGAGTGAGAACGGCCATAGCTATTCTGAATATGTTATTGTTCCAGATGAAGAGGGAATGATATATAATGAAATAGTAAGAATGTGCGATGAGCTCAGGCTAGATCTTGTCCTGACTACAGGAGGCACGGGCTTTTCAAAGAGGGATGTAACTCCGGAGGCCACACTTAAGGCAATAACAAGGAATGCTCCCGGCATTTGCGAGGCCATAAGGCAAAACAGCCTTGCCATAACAAGGCGGGCCATGCTTTCAAGAGCCGTATCTGGAATAAGGGGCGAAACGATAATAGTCAATCTTCCTGGAAGTCCAAAGGCGGTAAGTGAATCACTTGAATTTGCAATTGACTCAATAGAACACGGCGTGCAGATATTAAAAGGGGTTGCTATCGAGTGTGCAAGGAAATAG
- a CDS encoding molybdenum cofactor guanylyltransferase: MCKEIEGQKLFGSAIILAGGRSSRMGFDKQFIEINEKRLIEITAGRLAQIFDEIIIVTNRPEMHSCCQYKLTSDIIKGKGPLGGIHAGLLAAESEFVFAIACDMPYINLDYIEHMKCVVESSIKAGEDIDACITLKGEWIEPFNAFYRKSLVKSIEEHLESDKRAVYSLLKQLNTTYISEFEARRFSPDWSMFFNMNTMEELRQYSQVTQEEKPNGKVEIL, translated from the coding sequence GTGTGCAAGGAAATAGAGGGACAAAAATTATTTGGCAGTGCAATAATTCTTGCGGGAGGCAGAAGCTCCCGCATGGGTTTTGACAAGCAGTTTATAGAGATAAATGAAAAAAGACTCATTGAAATTACTGCCGGCAGGCTTGCGCAGATCTTCGATGAAATAATAATAGTTACAAACAGGCCCGAGATGCATAGCTGCTGTCAATATAAGCTCACGTCAGACATAATAAAGGGAAAAGGCCCTCTCGGAGGCATACATGCCGGACTTCTCGCTGCGGAAAGCGAATTTGTGTTTGCAATAGCATGCGACATGCCGTATATAAACTTGGACTACATCGAGCATATGAAATGCGTCGTCGAGAGCAGTATCAAAGCTGGAGAAGATATAGATGCGTGCATAACTCTAAAGGGAGAATGGATTGAGCCCTTCAATGCGTTCTACAGAAAAAGCCTAGTTAAGAGCATTGAGGAGCATTTGGAAAGCGACAAGAGGGCGGTGTATTCGTTGCTAAAACAGCTGAATACGACATATATAAGTGAATTTGAGGCGCGAAGATTCAGCCCGGACTGGAGCATGTTTTTCAACATGAACACTATGGAGGAGCTCCGGCAGTATTCACAAGTCACACAAGAGGAAAAACCCAATGGAAAAGTCGAGATTCTATGA
- the fdhD gene encoding formate dehydrogenase accessory sulfurtransferase FdhD, which yields MEKSRFYDIIKYNDGKLTKWEDEVVAEFWLDLFVDGAKFVRLLCTPESLESLAVGFLKSDGIISSREDVKDIRVDTQKKAVFVATSSPEATKEKIAGKKVNIVGTSKGIVSDSLYETNAPKARPDIELDIDRILDIVSDFSSMSGLFSATGGAHSCAISDGQKLLDFKEDIGRHNAVDKIVGNCMLEGIDTSDKLLILSGRVSSEMLLKAINAGFYGVISRAAPTDAAIDIARENGIILCGFARGRKMNIYTDFPSRHF from the coding sequence ATGGAAAAGTCGAGATTCTATGATATAATAAAATACAATGACGGAAAATTAACAAAGTGGGAAGACGAGGTAGTAGCCGAGTTTTGGCTGGATCTTTTCGTCGATGGGGCGAAATTTGTCAGGCTGCTTTGCACTCCGGAATCCCTTGAAAGCCTGGCGGTAGGTTTTTTGAAGTCAGATGGAATAATATCTTCAAGAGAAGACGTAAAAGATATAAGAGTGGATACACAAAAAAAGGCTGTTTTTGTAGCTACGAGCAGCCCTGAAGCTACAAAAGAGAAGATTGCAGGCAAAAAAGTCAACATAGTGGGAACAAGCAAGGGGATTGTTTCGGATTCGCTTTATGAGACAAATGCTCCGAAAGCCAGGCCCGACATCGAACTCGACATAGACAGGATACTCGATATTGTAAGTGATTTTTCGTCAATGTCAGGTCTGTTTTCTGCAACGGGGGGCGCTCACAGTTGCGCCATATCGGACGGGCAGAAGCTGCTTGACTTCAAAGAGGACATTGGCAGGCACAATGCGGTCGATAAAATTGTCGGCAATTGTATGCTTGAAGGGATAGACACATCAGACAAGCTGCTCATACTCAGCGGAAGAGTCTCTTCAGAGATGCTGCTAAAGGCCATTAATGCCGGGTTTTATGGAGTTATTTCAAGGGCGGCACCGACGGATGCGGCCATAGATATTGCAAGAGAGAATGGAATAATACTCTGCGGCTTTGCACGCGGAAGAAAAATGAATATATACACAGATTTTCCGAGTCGTCATTTCTAA
- a CDS encoding substrate-binding domain-containing protein: MKRLLSIITAVMMLALALTGCAAKQSPEGEVEKTQAKGSIILATTTSTSDSGLLDYLLPEFTKDTGIEAKVVAVGTGQALQMGKDGEADVLLVHSKAAEEEFVAAGDGLERKDVMYNDFILVGPANDPLKLKQELPNDIVGALKKISEQKFKFISRGDDSGTHKKELALWTEVGITPEGDYYVSAGRGMGDVLKMADEMQAYTIADRGTYLSMKADLGLDIIVEKDTNLFNQYGVIPVNPDKNENINAEGAKAFEEWILSEKAQSLIGEYGKEKYGAPLFTPNAAK, encoded by the coding sequence ATGAAAAGGTTACTATCAATAATCACAGCAGTCATGATGCTGGCGCTGGCACTTACTGGCTGCGCTGCAAAACAATCACCAGAAGGCGAAGTTGAAAAAACACAGGCAAAAGGGAGCATAATACTTGCGACTACAACGAGCACCAGTGACAGCGGACTGCTGGACTATCTGCTGCCAGAGTTTACAAAGGACACAGGGATAGAAGCAAAGGTTGTTGCAGTAGGCACAGGACAGGCACTGCAGATGGGAAAGGATGGAGAGGCTGACGTGCTGCTTGTACACTCCAAGGCTGCAGAGGAGGAGTTCGTGGCTGCAGGAGATGGTCTTGAAAGAAAGGATGTTATGTATAATGATTTCATACTAGTTGGACCTGCAAACGATCCTTTAAAACTCAAGCAGGAGCTGCCAAATGACATAGTGGGAGCGCTCAAGAAGATAAGCGAGCAAAAATTCAAGTTCATATCAAGGGGAGATGATTCTGGAACTCACAAGAAGGAGCTTGCGCTATGGACTGAGGTTGGCATAACTCCTGAGGGAGACTACTACGTGTCTGCAGGCAGAGGCATGGGCGATGTGCTAAAGATGGCTGACGAGATGCAGGCCTATACTATTGCAGACAGAGGCACATACCTTAGCATGAAGGCTGACCTTGGACTTGACATAATAGTTGAAAAAGATACTAATCTTTTCAACCAGTACGGCGTAATACCTGTTAATCCAGACAAGAACGAGAATATAAATGCTGAAGGCGCCAAGGCATTTGAAGAGTGGATACTCTCAGAAAAAGCTCAGAGCCTCATAGGTGAATATGGCAAGGAAAAATACGGCGCACCTCTGTTCACTCCTAACGCAGCAAAATAA
- a CDS encoding ABC transporter permease produces MEYIAEGFRAAMELLVSFDPQVYTIIFLSVFVSSTATAIAAAVSIPLGIFAGISNFRLKRLFSKVLYSLMSVPSVIVGLVVAIGLSRRGPLGFMQLLYTPTAMIIAQALLVFPLCLGLTYSLSKNRGSEIERIGKTLGAGKLQVIILIIRELKAELFINVVTTFSRAISEVGAVMIVGGNIKGHTRVITTSIAMLNSMGDYPMAIALGLVLLMISFAINAVIYSLQEE; encoded by the coding sequence ATGGAATACATAGCAGAAGGGTTTAGGGCGGCAATGGAGCTTTTGGTTTCGTTTGATCCGCAGGTATACACGATAATATTTCTCTCTGTATTTGTATCTTCAACAGCCACTGCAATTGCAGCAGCTGTGAGCATACCGCTTGGCATTTTTGCTGGAATAAGCAATTTCAGGCTGAAGAGGCTTTTTTCAAAGGTGCTTTATTCTCTAATGAGCGTACCTTCGGTAATAGTGGGTCTGGTTGTTGCAATAGGGCTTTCGCGAAGAGGCCCGCTTGGTTTTATGCAGCTGCTTTACACGCCGACAGCCATGATAATAGCGCAGGCTCTATTAGTGTTTCCGCTGTGCCTGGGGCTTACATACAGCCTCTCAAAAAACAGGGGAAGTGAAATAGAGCGAATAGGCAAGACGCTTGGAGCCGGCAAGCTGCAAGTAATAATACTCATCATAAGAGAGCTAAAGGCCGAACTTTTCATAAACGTTGTGACCACATTTTCAAGGGCCATATCAGAGGTTGGAGCTGTAATGATAGTCGGAGGAAACATAAAAGGCCATACAAGGGTCATAACCACATCGATAGCCATGCTCAACTCCATGGGGGACTATCCCATGGCAATAGCCCTCGGGCTGGTGTTGCTAATGATTTCATTCGCCATAAACGCAGTAATATATTCGCTTCAGGAGGAATAG
- a CDS encoding ATP-binding cassette domain-containing protein, whose translation MQITVSNLKKSYGGSTVLDIESLTFESGKITGIIGPNGAGKTTLLNIISGIDMDFEGDVEYSGSDYSEVKRDITMVFQKGGLLKRSVFENIAYPLKLRGTDKNEIQQTVVELMRHLGIEELSSKKAHKLSGGETQRVALARALAIKPRALLLDEPTASIDPEYMETIEKCIVDYNRKSKATILIITHSMDQARRLCDNIVFLESGRVGEADGFF comes from the coding sequence ATGCAAATCACAGTATCAAACCTGAAAAAAAGCTACGGAGGCAGTACCGTACTCGACATAGAAAGCCTGACTTTTGAATCAGGAAAGATCACAGGTATAATAGGGCCAAACGGAGCCGGCAAAACAACACTGCTTAACATAATATCTGGAATAGACATGGATTTTGAAGGCGATGTGGAATACTCCGGATCTGATTATTCGGAAGTTAAAAGGGACATAACGATGGTATTTCAAAAGGGAGGTCTTTTGAAAAGAAGCGTGTTTGAGAATATAGCGTATCCTCTTAAGCTAAGGGGAACAGACAAAAATGAGATACAACAAACGGTTGTTGAGCTAATGAGGCACCTTGGAATCGAGGAGCTAAGCAGCAAGAAGGCCCACAAGCTTTCAGGCGGAGAAACGCAGAGAGTAGCCCTGGCAAGGGCGCTTGCAATAAAGCCAAGAGCGCTTCTTTTGGACGAACCCACAGCAAGCATTGACCCGGAATATATGGAGACTATAGAAAAGTGTATAGTCGATTACAATAGAAAGAGCAAGGCTACAATACTTATAATAACCCATAGCATGGACCAGGCAAGAAGACTTTGTGACAATATTGTGTTCCTGGAGAGCGGAAGAGTAGGTGAAGCAGATGGATTTTTTTAA
- a CDS encoding molybdopterin molybdotransferase MoeA, with translation MDFFNVVTVQEALERIYEKFEGYELGYEECQLSQALGRVLYEDIIAMEDVPGFDRSTVDGYAIKSSDSHGSSDFMPSFLELAGSVRMGESTDLSIKSGQAAYVPTGGMLPEGADCVAMIEYVQKVGESMLTLHRPAAPLENVIRKGDDIQNGQNVLKRGKTLRPQEIGVLAALGKPSVKLFKKPRIYIISTGDEVVDAKGPVLQGQIRDINGYALEALAVESGCIVSGRALVRDSLEELRAELDRALEISDIVLISGGSSVGERDYTEKAMNSYEGEGTFIHGIAIKPGKPTIVGKARGKAVFGLPGHPVSAMIVFNAIVKKLIKRMSESEAAENFITAIMDMNVHSSPGRTTYQMVRLHEADGEIFASPEFGKSGMISLLSRADGYVEIPDYCEGIEKGEHIKVSII, from the coding sequence ATGGATTTTTTTAATGTGGTTACAGTACAAGAGGCACTTGAAAGGATTTATGAAAAGTTCGAAGGCTACGAGTTGGGCTATGAGGAGTGCCAGCTTTCGCAGGCCCTTGGAAGAGTCCTCTACGAGGACATAATAGCCATGGAGGATGTGCCTGGATTCGACCGCTCGACTGTGGACGGCTACGCAATAAAAAGCAGCGACAGCCACGGGAGCAGCGACTTTATGCCCTCGTTCCTGGAGCTTGCAGGCAGCGTACGCATGGGAGAGAGTACGGACCTGAGCATAAAAAGCGGGCAGGCGGCATACGTGCCTACGGGAGGAATGCTGCCCGAGGGAGCGGACTGTGTCGCCATGATAGAATATGTCCAAAAGGTTGGTGAAAGCATGCTTACGCTCCACAGACCAGCTGCTCCGCTTGAAAATGTAATAAGAAAGGGAGACGACATACAAAATGGCCAGAATGTGCTGAAAAGGGGAAAGACTTTGAGGCCACAGGAGATAGGAGTGCTTGCGGCTCTTGGAAAGCCGAGCGTCAAGCTGTTTAAAAAGCCAAGAATATATATAATTTCCACAGGAGACGAGGTTGTAGATGCCAAGGGACCAGTACTCCAAGGTCAGATCAGGGATATAAACGGCTATGCGCTGGAGGCTCTCGCAGTTGAATCAGGCTGCATTGTATCAGGAAGAGCTCTTGTCAGGGACTCTCTTGAGGAGCTCAGGGCCGAGCTTGACCGGGCGCTTGAGATATCGGACATAGTGCTCATATCCGGAGGGAGCTCGGTGGGCGAGCGCGATTATACTGAGAAGGCCATGAACTCATACGAGGGCGAAGGTACATTCATACACGGAATAGCCATAAAGCCGGGTAAGCCCACGATAGTTGGCAAAGCAAGGGGCAAGGCCGTATTCGGGCTGCCGGGACATCCCGTATCGGCCATGATAGTATTCAACGCTATAGTGAAAAAGCTTATAAAAAGGATGAGCGAATCAGAAGCAGCCGAGAATTTCATCACGGCAATAATGGACATGAATGTGCACTCTTCTCCCGGGAGGACGACATACCAAATGGTCAGGCTGCATGAGGCGGACGGGGAAATTTTTGCATCTCCGGAATTTGGAAAGTCAGGCATGATAAGTCTGCTTTCAAGAGCTGACGGTTATGTTGAAATACCAGACTACTGCGAAGGCATTGAAAAGGGAGAACATATAAAAGTTAGCATTATATAA
- a CDS encoding molybdopterin biosynthesis protein yields the protein MEARKKYISNTDFEDAKRIYENRVGYNLKLQKERTDVIASIGRVTCKPVYALESSPCYNASAMDGIAVNSRSTHGASETNPIELQENADFSYVNTGNPINEPYDSVIMIEDVMELGEGKVNIIAPSHPWQHVRPIGEDMVKGEMIIPSGHIVRPVDIGALLAGGLESIDVYKKPLLGIIPTGSELVDSLEELREGKVIESNSRVFEARASELGAQALRYEPCPDEFELLKARIKQAVSECDIVVINAGSSAGTRDYTANLIEELGEVVIHGIAIKPGKPTILGIIDGKPVIGLPGYPVSTYVAFESFVKPILLSMQGLEECGEESVEAVVTMRIPSSLKHKELVRVNVGHVSGRFVATPLTRGAGVTMSLVKADGLLEIQRSSEGLDAGTLASVKLLKPTQELRKTLVSIGSHDIIMDEISDMMKLTSGHVGSMGGIMSMMRRECHIAPIHLLDEESGEYNLPYIKKFFGNGSMALIKGVKRLQGLMLQCGNPKDINDFQDLAREDVVFVNRQRGAGTRILLDYNLKKLGIDPGAVNGYERDMNTHMAVAIAVKTGSADAGLGVFSAAKALNLEFIPLGYEEYDFLVNADYLEDDRVKRFIGILESEEFAARLDNLGGYKLEEAGKVIRV from the coding sequence ATGGAGGCTAGGAAAAAATATATATCAAACACGGATTTTGAAGATGCCAAAAGAATCTACGAGAACAGGGTAGGCTATAATCTGAAGTTGCAAAAGGAGCGCACTGATGTCATAGCGAGTATAGGCAGGGTTACATGCAAGCCCGTATATGCCCTGGAATCATCCCCATGCTATAATGCTTCGGCAATGGACGGCATAGCTGTCAATTCGAGGTCAACGCATGGCGCTTCAGAGACAAATCCTATAGAGCTCCAGGAGAATGCAGACTTTTCATATGTAAATACGGGAAACCCGATAAACGAGCCTTACGACAGCGTCATAATGATAGAGGATGTAATGGAGCTTGGAGAAGGCAAAGTGAATATCATAGCGCCCTCGCATCCTTGGCAGCACGTGAGGCCAATAGGCGAGGATATGGTTAAAGGCGAAATGATAATTCCATCAGGCCATATTGTAAGGCCTGTCGACATAGGAGCTCTGCTTGCCGGCGGCTTGGAATCGATAGATGTATACAAAAAGCCGCTGCTTGGAATAATCCCGACGGGCTCAGAGCTTGTAGACTCTCTAGAAGAGCTGCGCGAGGGCAAGGTTATAGAATCAAATTCGAGAGTGTTTGAGGCAAGGGCTAGCGAGCTTGGAGCGCAGGCATTGAGGTACGAACCATGTCCGGATGAATTTGAGCTGCTCAAGGCTAGAATAAAACAGGCTGTCTCAGAATGCGACATTGTAGTCATAAACGCAGGCTCTTCAGCCGGGACAAGGGATTATACGGCAAATTTGATTGAAGAGCTCGGTGAAGTAGTGATTCACGGGATTGCAATAAAGCCGGGCAAACCGACCATACTAGGAATTATAGATGGCAAGCCCGTAATAGGGCTGCCGGGATATCCCGTATCCACATACGTGGCTTTTGAAAGCTTTGTAAAGCCGATACTCCTGTCGATGCAGGGGCTTGAGGAATGCGGCGAGGAGAGCGTTGAGGCGGTTGTCACCATGAGGATACCATCGTCGCTTAAGCACAAGGAGCTGGTGAGGGTGAACGTGGGCCATGTCAGCGGAAGATTCGTGGCAACGCCACTTACACGCGGGGCTGGAGTCACGATGAGTCTTGTAAAGGCCGACGGCTTGCTTGAAATACAAAGAAGCAGCGAGGGCCTGGATGCTGGAACACTTGCAAGTGTAAAGCTGCTCAAGCCGACGCAGGAGTTGAGAAAAACGCTAGTGTCGATAGGAAGCCATGACATTATAATGGATGAAATTTCAGACATGATGAAGCTTACATCAGGCCATGTGGGAAGCATGGGAGGCATAATGTCAATGATGAGAAGGGAATGTCATATAGCGCCAATACACCTGCTTGACGAGGAAAGCGGGGAGTACAACCTGCCATATATAAAAAAATTCTTCGGCAACGGCAGCATGGCACTAATAAAAGGGGTAAAGAGGCTTCAGGGACTCATGCTCCAATGCGGCAATCCCAAGGATATAAATGATTTTCAAGACCTTGCAAGAGAAGATGTAGTCTTTGTAAACAGGCAAAGAGGCGCGGGTACGAGAATATTGCTTGACTACAATCTCAAAAAACTGGGGATAGATCCAGGTGCGGTAAATGGATATGAAAGGGATATGAATACGCACATGGCTGTTGCGATAGCAGTGAAGACGGGTTCTGCAGATGCGGGGCTGGGAGTGTTTTCTGCCGCAAAGGCGCTGAATCTTGAATTCATACCACTTGGATACGAGGAATATGATTTTTTGGTGAATGCCGATTATCTTGAAGACGACAGAGTAAAGAGGTTCATAGGCATATTAGAGTCCGAAGAGTTTGCAGCAAGGCTCGACAATTTAGGAGGCTACAAGCTTGAGGAGGCCGGAAAGGTCATAAGGGTCTAA